AGATTCGTCGGTAATTGAACCAATTAACATATTCTAAAGAAACTGGATGTAAGCTGATTCCTGAGACAACTTTTAAGAGAGGGTATAATGAATAAATCGTCTCTCAAAAGGAAGGAATTTTTACATGCCAACTCGTTACGACAAAGAATTCAAACAAAACATTATCAACCTATATAAGCAAGGCGAATCAGCTGCCCAACTGGCCAGAGAATATGGCATTGGCTATTCAACCGTTCATAAGTGGATCCAGGGCCAGGCCAAAACTCAATCCGGTAAATCGCCAGACGAAATCAAAGCGATGGAAAAGCGACTGGCTTCGCTGTCTGAGGAGAACGAAATCCTAAAAAAAGCCCTGGGCTTCCTTGCGCAGAAGTAACCAATATCTTTGATTACATTCACCAAGAAAGCCATCACCACCAGGTAACCAAGATGTGCCGAATCCTCGGTGTTTCCAGAGCTCAGTATTATCGTTATCGATCCCCCAAACCTTCAAAACGCCGGGCCGAAGATGCGGACTTGAAACAACGGATTCTGCGGATCTTTGCGGAATTTAAGCAGCGATACGGTGTTATGAAGATCCACCATGAATTGAATCTGGAACTTCAACCACTGCAGCTTCGGTGCAGTCCACGACGGATTTCCCGGCTCATGAAGGAACTGGATATCCACTCCGTTACCGTCAATAAGTGGAAAGCGGCTTCGGCTTCCAAAACCAAGGTTGAACAGCGTCCCAACTTGCTTAAGCAGGATTTCTCGACCACTGGTTTAAATCAAAAATGGACCGCTGATATGACCTATATTCAAACGAAGCGTAATGGCTGGTGTTACTTATCAACCATCATGGACCTGCACTCACGACGGATTATCGGCTATTCGTTCTCAAAAAAGATGGCTACTGATTTAGTCTTAAAGGGCTCTTCGTCAACTGTTGTTGGTGAATCCATATTTCGAGTTCTAATCACTTCGTGATTAGGGCTCTTTTTGTTTTGATTTTGAAAACGTATAGTACTCGAGTTCTAAACCTCCAGAAGCTGCGATAGCCAAAACTGGCTCGTTTGATCGCCTTGATTTTATTATTAGAACCTTCCAAAGGACCATTTGAATAGTGTGTGGTAAAGGTGTTACGAATCTCATCATGATGGCTTTCAAGTGTTTTAATCGTGTTCTTCATTTCTTCAGAATACGTTTTGTTATTCCAAAATGCCGCATTGTAGTTATGCCAATCTTGATGTTGGACAGCTGACCGGACGCTGTTTAAGACTTGATAAGTTTGTTCTAGTTCTGAATCCAACGATAACAGCTGATGGACAACGTCGGTGGCAGCTATCCAGTAAGGAAAATTAGTCCACTTTTTGAATTGTTCAAAGTTAAGCTGTTCAGTTGGTACTAACAACAGCTTCCAGTAGCGCTTAAGGGCGTGAAATTCGCGAGAAGACGGGGTAAACTTCTTCATCACCTTGATTCTGGTTTTGTTAAACGCCCGATTTAGGGCGTTGATAATATGAAACTTGTCCATGACCACCATGGCATTGGGGAACACGGTCTGCACAAGCTTGGGGTAGGTATAATTCATATCAGTCACAATAATTTTGACGTTTTCTCGGGCAGCTTGATCGAAGCGGTAAAAATACTTCTCTAGTTTATTGATGGTTCGATAAGGGAGTAAGTCGATTAATTCATGGGTTTCGCCATTCATGAACTCAAAGCTCATGGCACCAGTAGCGCTCTTGGTACTCTTCACCTCATCCATTAAGATGATCTCTGGTAAATAGTGCCAATTGGTTTGAAAGTCTCGTTCAGCGCGCATTAACTGGCGGCCCACAAATGAATCTGATGCCGATACTTCATTGGCAATGTGCTTCAAAGAGACCGGTTCACCGAGCTTCTCTAGGCATTCTTTGCGGCTGGTGTTTGAAATTGTACAGTGTTTCGGAACTGCCACTGTTTGTGCAAGAAAGTTGCCGTGACATTCTTTACAGTGGAAATAGCGGCGCTTTAAGGCTAAGATGACGGTGTTGCTCAGAACCTTCGAGAATCTGATAGTGGTATTGCGCCAGCCGTAGTTAATAATCTTTTGATCATTGATAATCCCGCACTTGGGACAAGCCTTCGGCGTGTAATCCAAGTGGCCAGTTAAGCGAATAACCCCGTCTTCTCCAGTTTCACCGTCAGTAATTTTTAGGTTCTCGTCAGCTATTCCTAATAATAATTTTGTAGTATCATGACACATAGGGCATTTCCTTCTTTCTGAAAAATCTTCGTGGTGGTTGACTTGGATGAACGGACAGGAAATGTCCGCTTTTTTATTCTAGCCATAAATAAAAAATCTGTCATCAGTAATAGATGAAAATCTATTACCAACAACAGATATTGTAGAACCGGATAAGAAGACTTTTTACTTTCATGGAAATAAGAATAATGATTAGACGATATTTTCTAATTCCATTAATTCAGCAATTTCATAAGTAGGTTTTGTTGAAGTCGAATTTTGCTGATGAGCTGGATTGAACCACACTGAATCAAGGCCATAATTGGCGGCACCAAGAATGTCTGAGGTTAATGAATCACCGACAACTAATGATTGCTGCTTATCAAAATGATCAATACTTTCAGCTACGTAGTCAAAGAATTGAGG
This genomic stretch from Pediococcus inopinatus harbors:
- a CDS encoding IS3 family transposase, encoding MYSLYPLLKVVSGISLHPVSLEYVNWFNYRRISSKTKGMSPCEYREHTLAA
- a CDS encoding ISL3 family transposase, encoding MCHDTTKLLLGIADENLKITDGETGEDGVIRLTGHLDYTPKACPKCGIINDQKIINYGWRNTTIRFSKVLSNTVILALKRRYFHCKECHGNFLAQTVAVPKHCTISNTSRKECLEKLGEPVSLKHIANEVSASDSFVGRQLMRAERDFQTNWHYLPEIILMDEVKSTKSATGAMSFEFMNGETHELIDLLPYRTINKLEKYFYRFDQAARENVKIIVTDMNYTYPKLVQTVFPNAMVVMDKFHIINALNRAFNKTRIKVMKKFTPSSREFHALKRYWKLLLVPTEQLNFEQFKKWTNFPYWIAATDVVHQLLSLDSELEQTYQVLNSVRSAVQHQDWHNYNAAFWNNKTYSEEMKNTIKTLESHHDEIRNTFTTHYSNGPLEGSNNKIKAIKRASFGYRSFWRFRTRVLYVFKIKTKRALITK
- a CDS encoding IS3 family transposase — protein: MPTRYDKEFKQNIINLYKQGESAAQLAREYGIGYSTVHKWIQGQAKTQSGKSPDEIKAMEKRLASLSEENEILKKALGFLAQK
- a CDS encoding IS3 family transposase, with the translated sequence MCRILGVSRAQYYRYRSPKPSKRRAEDADLKQRILRIFAEFKQRYGVMKIHHELNLELQPLQLRCSPRRISRLMKELDIHSVTVNKWKAASASKTKVEQRPNLLKQDFSTTGLNQKWTADMTYIQTKRNGWCYLSTIMDLHSRRIIGYSFSKKMATDLVLKGSSSTVVGESIFRVLITS